The proteins below come from a single Malus domestica chromosome 03, GDT2T_hap1 genomic window:
- the LOC103419147 gene encoding epoxide hydrolase 1-like, whose translation MENIEHTTVPTNGINMHVASIGTGPPVLFLHGFPELWYSWRHQLLSLSSLGYRCIAPDLRGFGDTDAPPSPTSYTAMHIVGDLIGLLDHLGIDQVFLVAHDWGAVMAWWFCLFRPDRVKALVNMSVAFSPRNPKRKPIDTFRALFGDDYYICRFQEPGEIEQDFDSIDTAAVMKCFLTGRSPKPPCIPKDQGLKSWAAPVTLPAWLTEEDVNYFASKFSKTGFTGGLNYYRALNLTWELTGPWTGLQIKVPVKFIVGDLDITYHIPGIQNYIHKGGFKRDVPFLQEVVVMEDAAHFINQEKPDEVSQHVYDFIKKF comes from the exons ATGGAGAACATCGAGCATACGACGGTGCCCACAAACGGCATAAACATGCACGTCGCTTCAATCGGAACGGGCCCACCGGTGCTCTTCCTTCACGGATTCCCGGAGCTCTGGTACTCCTGGCGCCACcagctcctctctctctcttccttggGATACCGCTGCATAGCCCCCGACCTCCGAGGCTTCGGTGACACCGACGCGCCGCCGTCTCCGACGTCCTACACGGCCATGCACATAGTCGGCGACCTCATCGGGCTGCTTGACCATCTGGGTATTGACCAAGTCTTCCTGGTCGCCCACGACTGGGGTGCCGTCATGGCCTGGTGGTTCTGCCTGTTCCGGCCCGACCGTGTCAAAGCCTTGGTCAACATGAGCGTGGCATTCAGTCCCAGGAACCCTAAGAGAAAGCCTATCGATACTTTCAGGGCACTGTTTGGCGACGATTACTACATTTGCAGGTTTCAG GAACCGGGAGAGATCGAACAAGATTTTGATAGCATTGATACTGCAGCGGTCATGAAATGTTTTCTCACCGGCCGCAGTCCAAAACCTCCATGCATACCTAAGGACCAAGGATTAAAATCTTGGGCAGCTCCAGTGACCTTGCCCGCTTGGCTGACAGAAGAGGACGTTAACTATTTTGCAAGCAAGTTCAGCAAGACAGGATTTACCGGAGGATTGAACTACTATCGAGCTTTGAACTT AACCTGGGAGCTTACTGGACCGTGGACGGGGCTACAGATCAAGGTACCGGTTAAGTTTATCGTAGGGGACCTGGACATCACCTATCATATTCCAGGTATCCAGAACTACATACATAAAGGTGGGTTCAAGAGAGATGTGCCGTTTCTGCAAGAGGTGGTTGTGATGGAAGATGCAGCTCACTTCATTAACCAGGAAAAGCCAGACGAAGTCAGTCAACATGTCTACGACTTCATCAAGAAGTTCTGA
- the LOC103408130 gene encoding large ribosomal subunit protein eL18y — MGIDLVAGGKSKKTKRTAPKSDDIYLKLLVKLYRFLVRRTSSKFNAVILKRLFMSKVNKAPLSLSRLIKYMTGKEGKIAVVVGTVTDDIRVYEVPCLKVTALRFTETARARIEKAGGECLTFDQLALRAPLGQNTILLRGPKNAREAVKHFGPAPGVPHSHTKPYVRSKGRKFEKARGKRNSKGFRV, encoded by the exons ATG GGTATCGATTTGGTCGCCGGTGGCAAGAGCAAGAAGACCAAACGGACAGCCCCAAAGTCCGATGATATCTACCTCAAACTCCTCGTCAAG CTGTATCGGTTTCTGGTGAGGAGGACCAGCAGCAAGTTCAATGCCGTGATTCTGAAGAGGTTGTTCATGAGCAAGGTGAACAAGGCCCCTTTGTCCCTTTCCCGATTGATTAAGTACATGACCGGAAAGGAGGGTAAGATTGCCGTGGTGGTCGGGACTGTGACCGATGACATTCGCGTTTACGAGGTTCCTTGTCTCAAAGTGACCGCCCTCAGGTTCACCGAGACCGCCAGGGCTCGGATTGAGAAGGCCGGAGGCGAGTGCTTGACTTTTGACCAGCTGGCTCTCAGAGCTCCGCTTGGCCAGAACACG ATTCTTCTTAGAGGACCTAAGAATGCTCGTGAAGCTGTGAAGCATTTTGGACCTGCTCCTGGTGTTCCACACAGCCACACCAAACCCTATGTGCGATCAAAGGGCAGGAAGTTCGAGAAGGCCCGTGGAAAGAGAAACAGCAAGGGTTTCCGTGTTTAA